One segment of Streptomyces sp. XD-27 DNA contains the following:
- a CDS encoding ABC transporter ATP-binding protein, which translates to MAMLRLEQLTVRFGARTALDAVDLEVAEHETVCVLGPSGSGKSTLLRVVAGLQRADAGRVLLAGRDQTGVPTHRRGVGLMFQDHQLFPQRDVGGNVGFGLRMRGTGRADRERRVAELLDLVGLPGAARRAVAALSGGEQQRVALARALAPSPRLLMLDEPLGQLDRALRERLVVELRQLFDRLGTTVLAVTHDQGEAFALADRVVVMDGGRIAQAGTPLEVWRRPASEFVARFLGFDNVVAATVHGAAADTPWGTVPVPAAARPGACRLLIRPAGVRLVPVDEGLPCTVTGRTFRGDHVALLLQPDNAPRLEAACALRDAPEPGERVGVAFDADDVVPLSSDD; encoded by the coding sequence ATGGCCATGCTGCGGCTGGAACAGCTGACCGTCCGCTTCGGGGCGCGGACCGCGCTGGACGCCGTGGACCTGGAGGTCGCCGAGCACGAGACGGTGTGCGTCCTCGGCCCCAGCGGCAGCGGCAAGTCCACCCTGCTGCGGGTCGTCGCCGGGCTGCAGCGGGCGGACGCCGGGCGAGTGCTGCTGGCGGGCCGCGACCAGACCGGCGTCCCGACGCACCGGCGCGGCGTGGGCCTGATGTTCCAGGACCACCAGCTCTTCCCCCAGCGCGACGTCGGCGGCAACGTCGGCTTCGGACTGCGGATGCGCGGCACCGGCCGCGCCGACCGTGAGCGCCGCGTCGCCGAACTGCTGGACCTGGTGGGACTGCCCGGCGCCGCCCGGCGGGCCGTGGCCGCGCTGTCCGGCGGCGAGCAGCAACGCGTGGCCCTCGCCCGCGCCCTGGCCCCCAGCCCTCGCCTGCTGATGCTCGACGAACCCCTCGGCCAGCTCGACCGGGCCCTGCGCGAACGCCTGGTGGTCGAACTGCGCCAGCTCTTCGACCGGTTGGGTACGACCGTGCTGGCCGTCACCCACGACCAGGGCGAGGCGTTCGCGCTGGCCGACCGGGTGGTGGTCATGGACGGCGGCCGGATCGCGCAGGCCGGCACCCCGCTGGAGGTGTGGCGGCGCCCCGCCTCCGAGTTCGTCGCCCGCTTCCTCGGCTTCGACAACGTGGTGGCGGCCACCGTGCACGGAGCCGCCGCGGACACCCCCTGGGGCACGGTCCCGGTCCCGGCCGCCGCCCGGCCCGGTGCCTGCCGGCTGCTGATCCGCCCGGCCGGGGTGCGGCTGGTCCCCGTGGACGAAGGGCTGCCGTGCACGGTCACCGGCCGGACCTTCCGCGGCGACCACGTCGCGCTGCTCCTCCAGCCGGACAACGCGCCCCGGCTGGAGGCCGCGTGCGCGCTCCGCGACGCGCCGGAGCCGGGGGAACGGGTCGGTGTCGCGTTCGACGCGGACGACGTGGTGCCGCTCAGCTCCGACGACTGA